cttattcgGTGTACGCCATTTTTGACTACTTAAATCTTTCAATATagatatcaaaaaatatgcaatattaatctcgtttgataaatctcaattacttttattatacaaagttcgcaaaatcataaaatttattataaattaaaagatataagcgatcaaaaaaaatgacatggaTTTTGAAATGTAGAAATAAGAAGACAAAAGGTAAAACGTTAGTGGAACCGGAACGTGAGTTCTTATTgggtaaaaaataattacttattttgtTAGCGGAACAAGAATTCCTCCTCCACTGACGCTAGCAAAACATGAAGATGAAATGGGAGCTACAAAATATGGCAACTAATGATCACCTGAGCATGGAGAGTATGAAAAACCTTATCACCCACAGCAGAAAAGCTAGCACTCACCACCTCAGCTCCTTCATCCTCAATCACACCAATGGCTTCAGAAATCGCGAAGTTCTTCTTCAACCCAGTTATCAAAACTACTTCCAAACTTGAACCTAAACATTCTCTCAACTCAACCACCGGCAATTCGATTCTTGTGCTGGTACTACCATCGTTATCCGTGCCATCGTGGTTGCCCAATTCCAGTGCTGCCCTCCTTGCTTTCAGTTCCTCCACTCTTTTTTCCAGTAGCTTAATGTATGTTCTTGCCTCGTCGAGCTGATGTTGTCGCGATTGCGTGTCCTgaaaatttgtgtcattttgggGAGAAATATATGTATTATGGCTTGGAATTGGAATGACATCTATTTGATATTTTACTAGAATAGAAACAAAGGACGCGGACCAAATGGGTGCAATATTATTTATAGCGCGCACATATATGAGAATATATAGTTTCCTTCCTAATTGTAAGTATGTTCTACTACCATTGTCATATGTTCTATGGTGacaagtgctacaatacacactatTATTTTCTGTGTATATAGTATCCGAGTTTCTCCAAAATCTTCTTGTTTTGTGAATAAGCTAAGCCTCGAGCAAATTATTAAGCTCCCCTCAAATTCAGCTCAATAGGCTTATGTTACTCTTTAACTTCATAAGATCACAACCAAGCTACTTGTGATTAGCTCAAAGAAACAATTATCAAGGTTGATATATAGTGTACAAATTGCGAAGTTCTTAATAAAGTTTGAACAATTAACTTGGTACGCCTTTGTATGGTTACTGTGAAATTGAGTTATCtaaaaattttaactttctaAAAGTCAAGATTGAGCTAGATTATAGATTTTTTGTCTGAGGATGTAGTTGGTTGCCTATTATGCAGGATCTAATTTTGGTGTAAAAATGGCTTTATCACTTGGAAGTTtttaaatatcattttttttttcaacttagAAAAATTAGGAGAACTCTTGATCTCATTAAAAAACAAGGCAGTATATATGAGAtaggaaaaaattgaaagtcACAGTAAACCCTAGTTTTAAAATGTTGTCTCTCTGTCTCACAAAAATCAAACCGTGTCATCCATATCGACCAGAAGTTGAAATTCACAAGAGatgatatgaaaaaaaaaattccattaaaaaaaaaatcgcaaaGATAGGAAGTTGATCTCTTTAGCATTCTATGATGTATGGAGTGTTGtgttcaagagagagagagagagaacctgagAGGAGTTGAGATGGTGGGGAGGGATGAGAGAAGTGAGCTTGAAGCAGAGATCTTTCATGTGGATTCTCCTATTCCTCTCCACTATCTTCCGATCAAGTTTTTCATGACCAGTGTTGTACCTCTTCATTATCACCGCAAGCAAATGTAAATAATTCAAGGGATGTCTTGTCAGGACTCAGAAGAAATGTTGATTTAAGAGTTCGAAGCATGCCCACTGGCTCCCAAGTATATTTAAAGATAGAGACAACCCCACCTATCTTCGTATGGACGGACGCAGAATTAGAATCTTAAACAGGCGAATGTATGTGAGTTGACAAATGTAAAGAATTTGGTGACCTTAGAAATAGGACGTTGAAAAGTGTATGGAAGACctttttaacaatataaaattataaGCCCTATAATGCATGGACGGGTGGGAGTGCGTAAAAGTATCTTtcgaaaatctaaaaaaaaactaaaatttgtgAATGCGAGAAGTGAAAGCGCGAGTGCAAAGCAAAAGTTAAAAACAAGAGCAAAAatcattatttttcatttatattattttaaatttagaaatataaaataaatatttattttttaaaaagatatttTGGAACGGGCCAATACTAAAGTCAATAATAGGCACACATTATGACGAAGAATTGCTCAGTCAGTCAATGACGTTCTCATTCGTTGCTGTACGgtgaaggagaagaaaggggGAGAAATGCAGCTCATAGGAAAgaggaaattaattaattaatcatcAGGTTTGTGAATTTCTATCGGGTCTACAGTCTACATTGGCCCCACACAGAAGTTATATTCATTGGACTTTCATCTCTGTTGCACGTACTGATAATATCATATGTTTGATACGGTAAATTCATTTCATGGAACCCCGAGCAGTTGTCAAAACGGTCTTAGTCTGAAACTTCTATAGGAATTTGCTCGGCATCCTCCTAGGTTCGACTCTTGAGATAATCTCACACGTATATGGGGGAAACAATTATGTGAAGAAATGCAGTGATTAGTTTGAGATACGCTCAAATTAATTCGGAACACTaaacatagaaaaaaaaaaaagaagagaaattcaTTGCAGGGTTTACGTGGGCAG
This DNA window, taken from Rhododendron vialii isolate Sample 1 chromosome 8a, ASM3025357v1, encodes the following:
- the LOC131298125 gene encoding transcription factor bHLH162-like: MKRYNTGHEKLDRKIVERNRRIHMKDLCFKLTSLIPPHHLNSSQDTQSRQHQLDEARTYIKLLEKRVEELKARRAALELGNHDGTDNDGSTSTRIELPVVELRECLGSSLEVVLITGLKKNFAISEAIGVIEDEGAEVVSASFSAVGDKVFHTLHAQVKVCRVGVDTAKVCQRLKELVR